The window CACTTTTGACGCTGGACCAAATCCACATATATTCACGACAAAAAAGCACCTTGATGAAATTACTCAGTATCTAAATAGTATAGGAATAAAGGATTATATAATAACGAAAGTTGGAAGGGGACCTAGAGTTATTCGCAGTTAGACAGGATCTCTTTATACTTCTTAATTCTGTCCTCCTCGCTCACATGGTAAACTATTACAGCTTTTTTTAAATCCTTGACGGCAGTTATCAAGTTAGATACTTTAGATAACTCTTGGAGCTTACTTCCATCAAATATGTAGACAGCTTCCTTTTCTTCTTTATACGGAACATCAAAGAACTCATGATAAATGATCTTTCCGTCAGTTTCCCTGCTCAGATTTATTAGTTCATCTCTATCCACTCGATTTAGGCATTCGTTTATAACCTCTTTTTTTATCCTCCTATATCCTTCCCTGTAAAGAAGGGCTCGTTTATATCTTTCATCTAACTTATCGAGCTTTGATAACACATTTATATCCGTTATTTCCAAGAGTCTTGATAAATCTAATAACCCAGTTTGTATCATCTTAGCAATTGCATGAGATAGGATAGAATTATACATTCCTACAACGCTATGGAAGTATACGTTCTCGAACATATACATCCTTGCTAATAGAAATTGTTCAACAATAGGTATAGCCTTCCTCAGAACTGCTATTCTACCATCCACATAAACTAAAACTCTCTTAAGTCTTTCAATGTCATAGGAGCCATATCCAACACCTGCATAGTACGAATCTCTCAATAAATAATCTCCTCTGTCAGCGTCAATGAAGTTTGAGATTATTTGTAACGCAAAGCGTTCCTCTTCACTTCTTACATTCTCCTCAAGCACGTTTGTTAGAAATTTTATTGGGTCGGAAATAGTGGAATCTTTTATGGCTTCTAATATAGAAGATAGATTCTCCTGGATTATTTTAACTCCTATTTTAACGTGAGTCTTTTTGCCTTCATATAATACGTCTTTAACGCCATATATCTCGTTGGCAACTTGTAAAGCAGATTCAAAGGTGTGGGAAAAGGCTAAATGACCTATATCATGAAGTAACCCTGCTATTTTAACCAATCTTTCATAACCAGGGGTGAAAAAAGGGGGTTTAACAAAACGTGCAAACTCTCCAGCTAACTGCATTACACCAAGACTATGTTCAAATCTGGAGTGTCTCATACCAGGATAGACTAAATGTGCCATAGCATTCTGAGAGATTAATCTTAGCCTCTGAAATACTCTAGAGGAAACTATCTTTAGTATTTCGTCATCTATTTCTATGTAACCATGTATTGGATCTCTTATTAATTTCACGATATATTATTTTGTTAAACTAATATTAATGCGTCTAGTACAGCATATACTCCTTCCTTAACTTTGTTTTCTAACTCCTCTTTTGATATCCATCCCCCTTTAACTAAATTGTCTGAAACAACTAACACTGCCCCACTTCTCACTTTTCTCGATCTGCTCAGTATAAACAGTGTAGAGCATTCCATCTCTACTGCGATATTACCCCTCTCATACCATCTTTTCGCAAATTCGGCATCCTCAGCATAAAATGCATCACTACTGAAAACGTTACCCACATGAAACTTTAACTTTCTGTTCTTGAAGGAGTTGTAAAGTGCTGAACTTAATTCAAAGTCTGGGGTTGCTGAAATGCAGACGTTTTCCTTGAAATATTGATATACTATACTACTGGGATTATAGGAAGCACCAGAAACTAGGATGTAGTCGCCTATTTCTATATCTGATGCTAGTGCTCCGGTAGTTCCAAACCTCACAAATGTCTTTCCTCCTAACATGATTAATTCCTCTAATACTATAGCTATGGAAGGACCACCTATACCATGAGTTGCAACTGAGATATCAATACCCTTATACTTGCCTGTATATACAAGAAATCCCCTGTTCTCGTTTACTGTCCTTACATCGTCTAAGAATTTAGCTATATACCTTACTCTGCCCGGATCACCTGCTATTATTACTCTTTCTGCCACATCTCCTTTCTTTGCAAGAATATGTACGGGATTCATGAGATATCAGACATTAGAAGGTTTTTATATCATTTGGTCAATACAGCCAGTGTTCATCATCTGTAAACAGAGTTCATATAGGCTTATATAAGTATTAGAATAAATTAGGATAATATTTAAAAAGTCATATTCAATACCTTATCTTATGAAAGAAAGGGTTGTTGAAGCTAAAAGATTAGTAGGAAAGAAGACTGTCAGGGGAAAGACTTACGAATATGAATATTACACGTTACCACTAAACTTATACATACCAAAATCAATGGTTGAAAAACACGGTACGAAATACATGCTACAAGTAGATGAAGAATCCGGCACTATAACAATTAGACCTACTAAAGGTTAACATTTTTACCATAATCTTTCATCGCCTGTGTAAATATGTCT is drawn from Sulfolobus acidocaldarius SUSAZ and contains these coding sequences:
- a CDS encoding phosphohydrolase, giving the protein MKLIRDPIHGYIEIDDEILKIVSSRVFQRLRLISQNAMAHLVYPGMRHSRFEHSLGVMQLAGEFARFVKPPFFTPGYERLVKIAGLLHDIGHLAFSHTFESALQVANEIYGVKDVLYEGKKTHVKIGVKIIQENLSSILEAIKDSTISDPIKFLTNVLEENVRSEEERFALQIISNFIDADRGDYLLRDSYYAGVGYGSYDIERLKRVLVYVDGRIAVLRKAIPIVEQFLLARMYMFENVYFHSVVGMYNSILSHAIAKMIQTGLLDLSRLLEITDINVLSKLDKLDERYKRALLYREGYRRIKKEVINECLNRVDRDELINLSRETDGKIIYHEFFDVPYKEEKEAVYIFDGSKLQELSKVSNLITAVKDLKKAVIVYHVSEEDRIKKYKEILSNCE
- a CDS encoding 5'-methylthioadenosine phosphorylase, with translation MNPVHILAKKGDVAERVIIAGDPGRVRYIAKFLDDVRTVNENRGFLVYTGKYKGIDISVATHGIGGPSIAIVLEELIMLGGKTFVRFGTTGALASDIEIGDYILVSGASYNPSSIVYQYFKENVCISATPDFELSSALYNSFKNRKLKFHVGNVFSSDAFYAEDAEFAKRWYERGNIAVEMECSTLFILSRSRKVRSGAVLVVSDNLVKGGWISKEELENKVKEGVYAVLDALILV